Proteins co-encoded in one Colletes latitarsis isolate SP2378_abdomen chromosome 2, iyColLati1, whole genome shotgun sequence genomic window:
- the Pps gene encoding protein partner of snf isoform X4, protein MEMDPEQLERLETALQSEEAKQILGENVTAMLDMLTVEEQQNCIRYSVELDHCYTSRSSPTDPKPKDPLPTTDSPTSVETPQFTRQHSPVHGTSNTTSPSTEAESITTPKAKVITKTSKPVGRPRKNIAPASVAVSNNSRSSINIMTTPKSVGHPASRNLGGALHQGIGKHQGRSNDEDEEEPSSSSTESSESEPPSDNDSDFGPRGPRRGGVRARGGRKGLTTRGGSMAATRRRGKQMDMEQVRRLDMEMAAAVNAMKSPEKDDKSGGFNLVRGKRQYRSTIGRRKEESPRVESSAVINEDTPVAFEKPLQTTNQVKANLINANMIKGDMILTKPGQGKSNQKVTFVQKQVLMKPNDIKNIGLKKQVMLPKGKFLSQAGTKFYATKDGKLVQVPITAKAITSNVPVTQVKSTAPQVSPTQQSAIVQNQTSPLQQQQPQQQSVKVISPVTTSKMKPCDVKKEKRKSDGLDVVTKTEVDPGKATENKILDDFFSGAKRHPKKETRKSPACIVDSLGPALFSTPDIIRRVGSNGDSKIQENTVTSPISTTPVAQSSSSSSSSSSSSSSSASSSRSESHTTTEKKETSDSLVQSNEEESKPTVKANVPEELQSTLESGGIEGEEQLLATLEMEASKHEEELLAEALLLQEELGVDLADHTALVEQGGTTSESLPPSNTLVPSLLTSEPEVTKSVDAATTAVTTTTMSSTTVAVATTGASVAREPIKKSSKDEKEPIQIIRGGRVITLPPIEAPATRSKRLQAKVEPAQKTFNTVKRMEKFSVQTVQHRSSQSAKHDSRMNVIHNEENEHEGMMLDKRHDAEEDDEDVQKHDGADEDEEEEEDEEDDNSDSEDDPDRLWCICKRPHNNRFMICCDVCEDWFHGKCVHVSKAMGQQMEEKGIEWVCPNCLKKKDEEVKNKANAQGAIGKQRIQSDAVQDNSIVMKNLSSPSQHQASSLISSASDYGGVQYSSGMQCVVCKKEARNSSIYCSDACILAHAQETLTKDKPLPVSTPSPKATKSSLFDAAAAKPKSEARVIVFETTTGKVLTGTDAPTRANLRMWLKENPTFEVFGTNNLNALQPGKTLSTIHTQVSNKTGKTAILSSGKGQNVPKMTYTKVPGSKQMILTAGNKKYTIISSSGQQQQQPQQQQQQSQPLHTKTIQMKQTMIAQGEKGPLILKVATPKSTNQVQLKQQTVPLPKQSPNVKKQEVKQPVVQSKLQVKPSPTRKPENEPIRVNIRKTLTELLASRIKETDDLKLTDEEIAELAFNIELELYKYFKDTGAKYKAKYRSLVFNIKDTKNLTLFRKIADRSLTPDAVVRLSPDEMASQELAEWREKETKHQLEMIKKNELDLMAQAKSIVVKTHKGEQIIENDGSIERVDPKTPVQDIVTALNSADSITSTVDDMEKELERMNDEDRSFRATEDAKKLRNFDDKRRKDKEKDRGREKEKGGKDKERGREKESRSKGRRERSVSRSRHKHGRDDRERSKTREKSRERKTRDKEGKRERERDREKGKERDRERERERSRTREREKSKVRERGNKEKGKQKDRERERHRNSDNNSRNRSGLFVYGELKDIDKSDEYDKKEEPTGSAGASSEKSIEDRLWRHIEDEATTNTIDGNDSDVSDREPTSTVTIKTPDINEEVEREREQEPVTVERDMPKGAWQTVWRGFVNMVDVAKFFITAQEVSGHAKDLMDDLPDTVDVVGRISHETVWDYISKMKKTGSKEILVIRLTAANDEEKIPYITLYSYLNSRSRLGVVGNVSKNIKDFYIMPFSNQSTIPSVLLPLNGPGFEEHRPHLLLGIIVRNKRKRFAGVPSSSIPMKLAKKDSDRSYTPPLVAASKDKASTSNVTTMITATITSAATPTIATSLPSSSSSSSSSSPAPPMTTNAYLKATADSMKEKLPVTQTTLDSLNRAHIGMSRSTLLDTAAICKIVPELSSKIDLTSSPDKTTLDDDGDEPYSPGQMDEEQIDFDLRTSSSTCSTAAAIPSMSMSMSMGIDGSSIDNGIISSSKNSNDLQRKMEELNRQIEEQKQQIQNISSSFLVESTPTLPGLGLDPPTGDENDEEAYSPSDTRSFTPPPPSGISKFTQPILDKVSNITIPANLQEILANVKRQESSKVDPYLPSKPSATFLTTVNSSIYQNSEKYSSPSPVKLSVSGSGKSNTEKSSLDSTNHRESLSKEKESKSTLSSLSDLDLIRKAEEELAAVAAASAAAASGTAVAEKPIQPTLSATSALPTIVGTPPPTIIPMSTNLSGLATATDSPYEGTSYKNPFPETFKRNLAPEQPKPPGLEDEDFPPFPSTPPSVESSASKTMSRSKFVPKSGIVLSIKRKVDDCTAASASNKTPRVKSRWGQGPSDSVD, encoded by the exons ATGGAGATGGATCCGGAACAGTTGGAAAGATTGGAGACTGCCTTACAAAGCGAAGAAGCGAAACAAATTCTCGGAGAAAATGTTACAGCAATGCTTG ATATGTTAACAGTGGAGGAACAGCAGAACTGTATAAGGTACAGTGTTGAATTGGATCATTGCTATACGAGCAGATCGTCGCCCACCGATCCAAAGCCGAAGGACCCCTTACCTACTACCGATTCACCTACATCCGTTGAAACTCCACAATTTACGCGTCAACATTCGCCTGTTCATGGAACGTCCAACACGACGTCACCTAGTACCGAAGCCGAGAGCATAACTACACCAAAGGCGAAGGTTATTACAAAAACT AGTAAACCAGTAGGTCGTCCGCGGAAGAATATCGCACCAGCTTCCGTAGCTGTGTCTAATAATTCGAGGTCGTCCATCAATATAATGACTACACCTAAGTCTGTTGGGCATCCGGCATCGAGAAACTTAGGTGGAGCATTACACCAAGGAATTGGAAAAC ACCAAGGTAGGTCCAACGACGAGGATGAAGAAGAACCGTCGTCGTCATCTACCGAATCGTCCGAATCGGAACCGCCGTCGGACAATGATTCAGACTTTGGACCACGAGGTCCTAGAAGAGGTGGCGTCAGAGCTAGAGGCGGTAGAAAAGGTCTTACTACCAGAGGAGGCAGTATGGCGGCTACTCGTAGGAGAGGTAAACAAATGGATATGGAGCAAGTTCGTCGACTGGACATGGAAATGGCCGCAGCTGTGAACGCTATGAAGAGTCCAGAAAAAGATGACAAATCAG GAGGATTTAATCTTGTAAGAGGTAAAAGACAGTACAGGTCTACCATCGGAAGGAGGAAAGAAGAGTCGCCACGCGTCGAATCATCAGCAGTAATAAACGAGGACACACCGGTTGCGTTCGAAAAACCGCTACAAACAACGAATCAAGTCAAAGCAAATTTGATCAATGCCAATATGATCAAAGGCGATATGATTCTTACGAAACCTGGACAAGGGAAGAGCAATCAAAAAGTTACGTTCGTGCAGAAGCAGGTGTTAATGAAGCCGAATGACATTAAAAACATTGGCTTGAAGAAGCAAGTGATGCTTCCGAAAGGGAAATTTTTAAGTCAAGCTGGAACCAAGTTCTATGCGACCAAAGACGGCAAACTGGTTCAAGTACCGATAACCGCCAAAGCCATAACCTCCAACGTACCGGTCACTCAAGTCAAGAGTACAGCGCCGCAAGTATCTCCGACGCAACAGTCTGCCATTGTTCAGAATCAAACATCGCCGTTGCAACAGCAACAGCCGCAGCAACAGTCGGTGAAAGTGATTTCGCCCGTTACTACGTCAAAAATGAAACCTTGCGAcgtaaagaaagaaaaaagaaaatccgACGGGTTAGATGTAGTTACGAAAACCGAAGTAGATCCTGGAAAGGCAACGGAAAACAAGATTCTGGACG ATTTCTTTTCAGGTGCAAAAAGGCATCCAAAGAAAGAGACTCGTAAATCGCCGGCATGTATAGTGGACAGTTTAGGACCCGCGTTATTCTCGACCCCAGATATTATTCGTCGTGTCGGTTCAAACGGCGATTCGAAAATACAAGAAAATACAGTGACATCGCCGATTTCCACGACACCGGTAGCACAATCGTCGTCGTCTTCGTCCTCGTCatcttcgtcgtcgtcgtcgtccgcATCATCGAGTCGTTCAG AATCTCACACAACCACTGAAAAGAAAGAAACTAGTGATTCTTTGGTACAATCCAACGAAGAAGAATCTAAACCGACTGTAAAAGCTAATGTACCAGAGGAATTACAGTCTACTTTAGAATCAG GTGGCATAGAAGGCGAGGAACAGTTGTTAGCTACATTGGAAATGGAAGCTAGCAAACACGAAGAAGAATTACTCGCAGAAGCACTGTTGCTACAAGAGGAACTCGGAGTCGATTTAGCCGACCAT ACTGCACTTGTTGAACAAGGAGGAACTACGTCCGAATCATTGCCCCCAAGTAACACGCTTGTTCCGTCTCTGCTCACATCTGAACCGGAAGTCACTAAATCAGTAGATGCTGCTACGACAGCAGTCACGACGACGACAATGTCGAGCACGACTGTTGCTGTGGCAACAACAGGCGCAAGTGTAGCCAGAGAACCGATAAAGAAGTCTTCGAAGGATGAGAAGGAACCTATTCAGATCATTCGCGGTGGACGAGTAATTACATTACCCCCTATCGAGGCTCCAGCTACTAGAAGTAAAAGGTTACAAGCAAAGGTCGAACCTGCACAAAAGACATTTAATACGGTCAAACGAATGGAGAAGTTCAG TGTACAAACGGTTCAGCACAGATCGTCGCAATCCGCCAAGCATGACAGTCGTATGAATGTAATCCATAATGAAGAAAATGAACACGAGGGAATGATGTTAGATAAGAGGCATGACGCAGAGGAAGATGACGAAGACGTGCAAAAGCACGATGGAGCGGACGAAGATGAAGAGGAGGAGGAAGATGAGGAGGACGATAATTCGGACTCGGAGGATGATCCTGATAGGCTTTGGTGTATATGCAAGCGTCCGCACAACAATCGTTTCATGATATGTTGCGACGTTTGCGAAGATTGGTTCCATGGAAAATGCGTACACGTTAGCAAAGCAATGG GTCAACAAATGGAGGAAAAAGGAATAGAATGGGTTTGTCCAAATTGTTTGAAGAAAAAAGACGAGGAAGTAAAGAATAAGGCAAACGCGCAGGGTGCGATTGGGAAGCAACGGATTCAATCGGACGCTGTACAGGACAACTCTATCGTCATGAAAAATCTCAGTTCCCCGTCTCAGCATCAAGCATCGTCTTTGATCTCTTCTGCTTCCGATTATGGTGGTGTTCAATATTCTAGCGGCATGCAATGTGTCGTTTGTAAAAAAGAAGCAAGGAACTCCAGCATATACTGCTCCGATGCCTGTATACTCGCACACGCCCAAGAAACTTTGACCAAAGATAAACCGTTGCCGGTGTCAACGCCAAGTCCAAAAGCAACAAAGTCGTCGCTGTTCGACGCCGCTGCCGCCAAACCGAAGTCTGAGGCTAGAGTCATAGTGTTTGAAACAACAACCGGGAAAGTGTTAACTGGTACGGAtgccccgacgagagcaaatttaCGTATGTGGTTAAAAGAAAATCCTACGTTCGAGGTGTTTGGTACGAATAACCTTAACGCGTTGCAACCGGGAAAAACACTTTCCACCATTCATACGCAAGTGTCTAATAAAACAGGAAAAACTGCGATACTGTCGTCCGGGAAAGGGCAAAATGTTCCAAAGATGACGTATACAAAAGTGCCAGGTTCGAAGCAAATGATTTTAACGGCAGGAAACAAGAAATATACGATAATCTCTAGCAGCgggcaacagcaacaacagccgcaacagcaacaacaacaatctCAACCGCTGCATACGAAGACGATACAAATGAAACAGACGATGATAGCTCAGGGGGAAAAAGGTCCATTGATTTTGAAGGTAGCAACGCCAAAATCGACCAATCAAGTGCAATTGAAGCAGCAAACAGTACCGTTGCCGAAGCAATCACCGAACGTGAAGAAGCAAGAAGTAAAACAACCAGTCGTGCAATCGAAACTACAAGTAAAACCAAGTCCGACGAGAAAACCTGAAAACGAACCTATAAGGGTGAACATTCGAAAAACTTTGACGGAACTGTTAGCGAGTCGCATAAAGGAAACCGACGACTTGAAGCTGACCGACGAGGAGATCGCCGAACTGGCTTTCAATATCGAGTTGGAATTGTACAAATATTTCAAAGATACCGGAGCCAAGTATAAGGCCAAGTATAGAAGTCTCGTGTTCAATATAAAGGACACGAAAAATTTAACCTTGTTCCGGAAAATAGCCGACAGATCGTTAACGCCCGATGCCGTGGTGAGACTAAGCCCCGACGAAATGGCGAGCCAAGAGTTGGCCGAATGGCGGGAAAAGGAAACGAAGCACCAGTTAGAAATGATCAAGAAGAACGAGTTGGATTTGATGGCGCAGGCCAAGTCTATCGTCGTGAAAACACACAAGGGCGAGCAGATTATCGAGAACGACGGCAGCATCGAGCGCGTCGATCCCAAGACTCCCGTGCAAGACATCGTGACCGCATTGAACAGCGCCGACAGTATAACTTCGACCGTGGACGACATGGAAAAGGAGTTGGAAAGAATGAACGACGAGGATAGAAGCTTCAGAGCAACGGAAGATGCGAAGAAACTGAGGAACTTTGACGATAAGAGAAGAAAGGACAAGGAAAAGGACAGGGGTCGAGAAAAGGAGAAAGGTGGTAAGGACAAGGAAAGAGGAAGGGAGAAGGAGAGTCGTTCGAAAGGTAGACGAGAGAGGAGCGTCAGCAGAAGTAGACACAAGCACGGTAGAGACGACAGGGAACGCAGCAAGACCAGAGAGAAGAGCAGGGAACGTAAGACTCGGGACAAGGAAGGGAAACGCGAAAGGGAAAGGGATCGCGAGAAGGGGAAAGAACGCGATCGGGAAAGGGAACGAGAACGATCGAGGACAAGAGAACGGGAGAAATCAAAAGTACGGGAAAGAGGCAATAAAGAAAAGGGCAAGCAAAAGGATAGGGAACGggaacgacacagaaacagcgaTAACAATTCGAGGAATCGTAGTGGTTTGTTCGTGTATGGGGAATTGAAGGACATCGACAAGAGCGACGAGTACGATAAGAAAGAAGAACCGACAGGCTCGGCTGGAGCATCGTCAGAGAAATCGATCGAGGATCGACTTTGGCGACATATCGAGGACGAGGCCACTACGAACACCATCGATGGGAACGACTCGGACGTGTCGGACAGGGAACCCACTTCGACAGTGACGATCAAGACGCCGGACATCAACGAAGAGGTCGAGAGAGAACGGGAACAAGAACCGGTCACTGTCGAGAGGGACATGCCGAAAGGAGCATGGCAAACAGTTTGGAGGGGATTCGTCAACATGGTGGACGTCGCTAAATTTTTCATTACAGCGCAAGAAGTCAGCGGCCACGCGAAGGATCTGATGGACGATCTGCCCGACACGGTGGACGTTGTCGGTAGGATAAGTCACGAGACCGTTTGGGACTACATCTCGAAGATGAAGAAGACGGGTTCGAAGGAGATCCTGGTGATTCGTCTGACAGCCGCCAACGACGAAGAAAAGATCCCGTACATAACCCTGTACAGTTACCTGAACAGCAGAAGTCGGCTCGGTGTCGTTGGAAACGTTTCGAAGAATATCAAAGATTTTTACATAATGCCTTTCTCGAATCAAAGCACGATACCTTCGGTTCTGTTGCCTCTGAACGGACCTGGTTTCGAGGAGCACAGACCCCACCTGCTCTTGGGTATAATCGTACGTAACAAGAGGAAACGGTTTGCTGGCGTACCCTCGTCGAGTATACCGATGAAACTGGCGAAAAAAGACAGCGATCGAAGCTACACGCCACCTTTGGTCGCAGCTTCGAAGGATAAGGCTAGTACCTCAAACGTGACGACAATGATCACGGCTACGATCACGTCCGCAGCGACGCCAACGATCGCGACATCGTTACcgtcctcgtcgtcgtcgtcttcgTCTTCTTCGCCTGCCCCGCCAATGACCACCAACGCGTATCTCAAAGCCACGGCCGACTCCATGAAAGAGAAGCTTCCAGTCACGCAAACGACTCTCGACAGCTTGAACAGAGCGCACATAGGAATGTCGAGGAGTACGCTGCTCGATACCGCGGCCATATGCAAAATCGTTCCGGAACTGTCTTCGAAGATCGACCTTACTTCCTCGCCCGATAAAACGACCCTCGACGACGACGGCGACGAACCCTACAGTCCCGGTCAGATGGACGAAGAACAGATCGATTTCGATCTACGAACCTCTTCCTCCACTTGTTCGACAGCCGCGGCGATACCGTCGATGTCCATGTCGATGTCGATGGGAATCGACGGTTCGTCGATCGATAACGGTATTATTTCTTCCAGTAAAAATTCCAACGACCTTCAGCGGAAAATGGAAGAGCTTAACAGACAAATCGAAGAACAGAAGCAACAAATACAAAACATTAGCTCGTCCTTTCTCGTCGAATCAACGCCTACTTTGCCG GGCTTAGGGCTGGACCCACCCACCGGCGACGAAAACGACGAAGAAGCCTACAGCCCATCGGACACAAGATCGTTCACGCCGCCGCCGCCCTCGGGTATTTCCAAATTTACGCAGCCGATCCTCGACAAAGTATCGAATATCACGATACCAGCGAATTTGCAAGAGATTCTGGCGAATGTGAAGCGACAAGAGAGTTCGAAAGTAGACCCGTATTTACCATCAAAGCCTAGTGCCACGTTTTTAACTACCGTCAACTCTTCGATTTACCAGAATTCAGAAAAGTATTCTTCACCGTCTCCCGTAAAACTTTCAGTTAGCGGTTCAGGGAAGTCCAATACCGAAAAGTCGTCGCTCGACTCGACGAATCATCGAGAGTCGCTGTCGAAGGAGAAGGAAAGTAAGAGTACGTTGAGCTCGTTGAGCGACCTGGACTTAATCAGAAAAGCGGAGGAAGAACTGGCCGCCGTCGCGGCCGCGTCGGCTGCAGCGGCGTCGGGGACCGCAGTGGCCGAAAAACCGATTCAGCCAACCCTATCCGCGACTTCAGCTCTTCCAACGATAGTAGGAACCCCCCCTCCTACGATAATACCGATGTCCACGAATCTCTCAGGTTTAGCTACGGCGACAGACTCTCCCTACGAGGGGACCTCGTACAAGAACCCATTCCCGGAAACGTTTAAACGAAACCTAGCCCCTGAACAGCCGAAACCCCCTGGCCTCGAAGACGAGGACTTTCCTCCATTCCCGTCCACGCCGCCGAGCGTGGAAAGTAGCGCGTCAAAGACGATGTCCCGTTCCAAGTTCGTTCCAAAGAGTGGTATCGTATTGAGCATCAAACGAAAGGTCGACGATTGTACCGCTGCTTCCGCTTCGAACAAAACGCCACGAGTTAAGTCACGCTGGGGTCAGGGTCCTTCGGATTCGGTTGACTAG